The Helicobacter sp. MIT 99-5507 genome includes a region encoding these proteins:
- the modB gene encoding molybdate ABC transporter permease subunit — MESSFIETMLLTFRVSFITTFILLPIGIFLGYILAYSKKQILLLLEVIIWMPLVLPPSVLGFYLLVAFSPSNAFGAWLLDSFNLKLVFSFEGIIIASIIFSLPFMVNPIKDGFKNLPLSLKEASYTLGKGRFYTLFFVLLPNIKSSLLLGAITSFVHTIGEFGVVMMIGGNIAGETRVASIAIYDEVESLNTKLAHQYSLSLFSITFILLFAIFYINKKYLKA; from the coding sequence ATGGAATCTTCATTTATAGAAACGATGTTGCTCACTTTTAGAGTTTCATTTATTACTACTTTTATATTGCTACCTATTGGAATTTTTTTGGGATACATACTTGCTTATTCCAAAAAACAGATTCTATTATTATTAGAAGTCATCATCTGGATGCCTTTAGTTTTGCCTCCATCTGTGCTTGGATTCTACCTTCTTGTAGCTTTCTCACCAAGCAATGCTTTTGGAGCGTGGCTATTAGATAGTTTTAATTTAAAATTAGTTTTTAGCTTTGAGGGAATTATTATTGCAAGTATCATTTTCTCTCTACCATTTATGGTAAATCCAATAAAAGATGGATTTAAAAATCTTCCATTATCACTAAAAGAAGCAAGTTATACTCTTGGCAAAGGAAGATTCTATACATTATTTTTTGTATTATTGCCAAATATAAAATCAAGCTTATTACTTGGAGCAATCACTAGCTTTGTGCATACAATCGGTGAATTTGGTGTAGTAATGATGATTGGAGGCAATATTGCAGGAGAGACTAGAGTTGCAAGTATCGCAATTTATGATGAAGTAGAGAGTCTAAATACAAAGCTTGCACATCAATATTCCCTATCTTTATTTAGTATTACTTTTATTCTTTTATTTGCAATTTTTTATATAAACAAAAAATATCTAAAAGCATAA
- a CDS encoding molybdopterin-binding protein, producing the protein MNTIPAKIINIKKENNVAFVKLQDKYKNIFSVLMLDFDKQNIDIGLECNIIFKESEVMVAHTQSVNLSARNKFEGKVLNIEEDSIFARISFDFYGMTINSLITQEAKKELNINIGDSFIWFIKSNELMLQY; encoded by the coding sequence ATGAATACAATACCAGCAAAAATAATTAACATAAAAAAAGAAAACAATGTAGCATTCGTAAAATTACAAGATAAATATAAAAATATATTTAGTGTATTAATGCTTGATTTTGATAAGCAAAATATAGATATTGGCTTAGAATGCAATATCATATTTAAAGAAAGTGAAGTTATGGTAGCACACACACAAAGTGTAAATTTAAGTGCAAGAAATAAATTTGAAGGAAAAGTCTTAAATATAGAAGAAGATTCTATATTTGCTAGAATCTCTTTTGATTTTTATGGAATGACTATAAATTCACTTATCACACAAGAAGCAAAAAAAGAGCTAAATATTAATATTGGGGATAGTTTTATTTGGTTTATAAAATCAAATGAATTAATGCTTCAATATTAA